A part of Aegilops tauschii subsp. strangulata cultivar AL8/78 chromosome 2, Aet v6.0, whole genome shotgun sequence genomic DNA contains:
- the LOC141041018 gene encoding GDSL esterase/lipase EXL3-like, translating to MYNMIPALLVLGGVITGVRAAAPPPVPVPVPPKVPAAPPAAAGPLKYPALLAFGDSIIDTGNNNYIRTIVRANFPPYGRDFPGHKATGRFSDGRISVDFLAAALGVKENVPPYLKKDLTLDDLKTGVSFASAGSGYDNATCRTMSALTMEQQLKMFLEYKAKVGTIPDQALYLLVWGSNDVVEHFTFGDPMSVEQYSDLMSQRAITFIQTLISLGAKRIALTGAPPVGCVPSQRILSGGIRRQCSLDRNQLASMFNNKIKGKMATLGAKLPGVTLTFIDLYAIFEDVIHRHEALGFKNARDSCCGFLGLAVAVLCNFASPVCAEPAKYVFWDSYHPSSSAYKVIIDLVVEKYFR from the exons ATGTATAACATGATCCCCGCCCTGCTAGTTCTCGGCGGAGTCATCACCGGGGTGCGTGCGGCAGCACCTCCTCCGGTGCCGGTGCCGGTGCCGCCGAAGGTTCCCGCAGCTCCCCCGGCTGCTGCCGGGCCGCTTAAGTACCCAGCACTCCTTGCTTTCGGTGACTCGATTATAGACACAGGTAACAACAACTATATCAGGACAATCGTTAGGGCCAACTTCCCGCCCTACGGCAGGGACTTCCCCGGGCACAAGGCCACCGGCCGGTTCTCGGACGGTAGGATCAGTGTTGACTTCCTAG CGGCGGCACTTGGTGTGAAGGAGAATGTCCCGCCGTACCTGAAGAAGGACCTCACCCTCGACGACCTCAAGACCGGTGTCAGCTTCGCATCGGCCGGGAGCGGCTACGACAACGCCACCTGCAGGACCATG TCGGCGCTGACGATGGAGCAGCAGCTGAAGATGTTCCTGGAGTACAAGGCCAAGGTGGGGACTATCCCGGACCAGGCCCTCTACCTCCTCGTGTGGGGCAGCAACGACGTCGTGGAGCACTTCACCTTCGGAGACCCCATGTCGGTGGAGCAGTACAGCGACTTGATGTCCCAGCGTGCCATCACCTTCATCCAGACACTCATCAGCCTCGGCGCCAAGAGGATCGCCCTGACGGGGGCGCCGCCAGTCGGCTGCGTGCCGTCGCAGCGCATTCTCTCTGGCGGGATCCGGCGGCAGTGCTCCCTGGATCGTAACCAGCTAGCGAGCATGTTCAacaacaagatcaagggcaagatggCCACGCTCGGCGCCAAGCTCCCTGGCGTCACGCTCACATTCATCGACCTCTACGCCATCTTTGAGGACGTGATCCACCGGCACGAGGCGCTCGGGTTCAAGAATGCCAGGGACTCGTGCTGCGGTTTCCTTGGGCTGGCGGTGGCCGTGCTCTGCAACTTCGCCAGCCCGGTCTGCGCCGAACCCGCCAAATACGTCTTCTGGGACAGCTACCACCCCAGCTCCAGTGCCTACAAGGTCATCATCGACTTGGTCGTCGAAAAATACTTCAGATAG
- the LOC141041681 gene encoding uncharacterized protein, translating to MPPWERFRELCLLRFGPPVRGSRLAELGRLPFTSIVQDYADRFQALACHASGVTAQQRANLFVGGLPDHIRVDVELRGPQDLQSAMYYACAFERRAVAIQQESSSRTAGSLPGPDSMQGRPAQASAAPLAETAARPFRRLTSAELLERRRQGLCFNCDEPYTPSHACPRLFYLEVADYIPEDAVAADLAAPAVEKVFDVG from the coding sequence ATGCCCCCTTGGGAGCGCTTCCGCGAGCTCTGCCTCCTTCGCTTTGGGCCTCCGGTTCGCGGGAGCCGCCTGGCGGAGCTCGGCCGCCTTCCCTTCACCTCCATAGTGCAGGACTACGCCGACCGTTTCCAGGCCCTGGCATGCCATGCGTCGGGTGTGACGGCGCAGCAGCGGGCCAACCTCTTTGTCGGTGGACTTCCGGATCACATCCGCGTGGACGTGGAGCTTCGGGGACCCCAGGATCTCCAGTCGGCCATGTACTACGCCTGCGCGTTCGAGCGCCGCGCGGTGGCCATCCAGCAGGAATCATCGTCCCGGACCGCTGGGTCGCTACCCGGGCCGGATTCCATGCAGGGCCGGCCTGCGCAGGCTTCTGCGGCACCCCTCGCCGAGACCGCGGCGCGCCCGTTCCGCCGGCTCACCTCAGCCGAGCTACTCGAGCGTCGCCgccaagggttgtgcttcaactgCGACGAGCCCTACACGCCCAGCCATGCCTGCCCGCGACTCTTCTACCTGGAGGTTGCAGACTACATTCCGgaggacgccgtcgccgccgacctgGCCGCCCCAGCTGTCGAGAAGGTGTTTGACGTTGGTTGA
- the LOC120973412 gene encoding amino acid transporter ANT1, which translates to MAEAKGAAAPLLAREDGRRRGGGGGATWAQTLGNVVVSIVGTGVLGLPYAFRAAGWVAGSLGVAAAGFATLYCMLLLVDCKDKLQEEETDEPKNYTYGDFGEKCFGTIGRCLTEILILISQAGGSVAYLVFIGENLHSVFSQSMSPAGFIFAVLLPVQIALSFILSLSSLSPFSIFADVCNVLAAAMVIRKDLQLIDHPFANRSAFNGVLAIPFAFGVAVFCFEGFSMTLALESSMAERRKFRWVLSQAVVGIIVVYACFGVCGYLAYGEATKDIITLNLPNSWSSAAVKVGLCIALAFTFPVMMHPIHEIVEARLRSSGCFQKLSHGVPGAEWLGLHSSRIIMVTILTVMASFIPAFGSFVSFVGCTVCALLSFVLPTFFHLSIVGSSMSIWRRMLDYGFLLFGLGFAGYGIFTALSSH; encoded by the exons ATGGCTGAGGCGAAGGGGGCGGCTGCGCCGCTGCTGGCGCGGGAGGATGGGAGACGGCGTGGAGGCGGGGGAGGAGCAACCTGGGCGCAGACGCTGGGCAACGTGGTGGTGTCCATTGTGGGCACGGGGGTGCTCGGCCTGCCCTACGCCTTCCGAGCCGCCGGCTGGGTCGCCGGATCCCtcggcgtcgccgccgccggatTCGCCACGCTCTACTGCATGCTCCTCCTC GTGGACTGTAAAGATAAATTGCAAGAGGAAGAAACGGATGAACCAAAGAATTATACATATGGAGATTTTGGTGAGAAGTGCTTTGGGACTATAGGTCGGTGCTTGACGGAAATTCTCATTCTTATCTCACAAGCGGGTGGTTCTGTAGCTTACCTAGTATTCATTGGTGAAAATCTGCATTCCGTGTTTAGCCAGTCGATGTCACCAGCTGGCTTCATCTTTGCCGTCCTATTGCCTGTGCAAATCGCGTTGTCCTTCATTCTTTCACTATCCTCTCTTTCACCATTCAGTATATTTGCTGATGTGTGCAATGTCCTAGCGGCGGCAATGGTTATCAGAAAAGATCTTCAACTAATTGATCATCCTTTTGCAAATAGAAGTGCTTTTAATGGAGTTTTGGCGATACCTTTCGCTTTTGGAGTCGCGGTCTTCTGCTTTGAAGGATTCAGCATGACATTGGCACTAGAATCATCAATGGCGGAACGTAGAAAGTTCCGTTGGGTGCTTTCTCAAGCAGTTGTGGGCATCATAGTTGTGTATGCATGTTTTGGGGTATGTGGGTACTTGGCCTATGGTGAGGCTACCAAGGACATCATAACACTTAATCTTCCCAATAGTTGGTCATCTGCTGCTGTTAAG GTTGGCCTATGCATTGCACTAGCATTCACATTCCCAGTTATGATGCACCCGATCCACGAGATTGTGGAGGCAAGGCTCAGATCAAGTGGATGCTTCCAGAAGCTCTCCCACGGTGTTCCTGGTGCCGAATGGCTAGGCCTGCACTCGAGCCGCATCATCATGGTGACTATTTTAACTGTGATGGCATCCTTCATACCTGCATTTGGGTCCTTCGTCTCCTTTGTTGGGTGCACAGTCTGTGCGCTGCTCTCCTTTGTGCTACCTACCTTCTTCCACCTCAGCATCGTAGGATCGTCAATGAGCATATGGAGAAGAATGCTGGACTACGGCTTCCTTCTCTTTGGCCTTGGTTTTGCTGGTTATGGAATATTCACTGCTCTCTCGTCACACTGA
- the LOC141041017 gene encoding uncharacterized protein has protein sequence MLPDDDHVAVTDMVTTTFCLSATIHIKHSDVSYRITVVYGPTSSSLKEGFFTELISHKPPCGELWLALGDFNQIYRARDKNKRNVNRRRIARFWTTLQSCDLKEIHLQNRRFTWSNERSNPTLCKLDSFLCNAEWDIQFGTHILHVLSSSLSDHYPLLVADDKGPWRPRAFKVEIFWAALSGFQDVVSEAWNEHTVHTEPFHVLRQKLKITRDHLSAWSKGLFSRIKLLHHASLLVILRLDVA, from the coding sequence ATGCTCCCGGATGATGACCATGTTGCTGTAACTGATATGGTGACCACCACCTTCTGCCTTTCAGCGACGATACACATCAAGCACTCCGATGTCAGCTATCGAATCACCGTTGTGTACGGGCCAACATCCTCCTCCCTCAAGGAGGGCTTCTTCACGGAGTTGATTAGTCATAAGCCGCCGTGTGGAGAGCTCTGGCTAGCTCTTGGTGATTTCAACCAAATCTACCGCGCGAGGGATAAAAATAAGCGAAATGTCAACAGAAGACGAATCGCCAGATTTTGGACAACATTGCAGAGTTGTGACCTTAAAGAGATCCACCTTCAAAACAGACGCTTCACTTGGTCAAATGAGCGATCAAACCCGACGTTATGCAAGCTGGACTCTTTCTTGTGCAACGCGGAGTGGGACATCCAGTTCGGCACGCATATTCTCCATGTGCTGTCCTCGTCGCTCTCTGACCACTACCCGCTTTTGGTTGCTGATGACAAAGGACCATGGAGGCCTCGTGCCTTCAAGGTCGAAATTTTTTGGGCCGCCCTCTCGGGATTCCAGGATGTTGTTTCGGAGGCTTGGAACGAACATACTGTGCACACCGAGCCCTTCCATGTGTTGCGCCAGAAATTGAAAATAACTAGAGATCACCTCTCCGCCTGGAGTAAGGGGCTATTCTCTAGGATAAAGTTACTCCACCATGCGTCTCTTCTCGTCATCCTGCGTCTCGACGTCGCATAG